A genomic region of Pseudomonas migulae contains the following coding sequences:
- the proC gene encoding pyrroline-5-carboxylate reductase, producing MSKTRIAFIGAGNMAASLIGGLRAKGLDAAQIRASDPGAETRAKVNAEHGIDVFADNAEAIQGADVVVLAVKPQAMKAVCEAIRPSLKPNQLVVSIAAGITCASMNNWLGAQPIVRCMPNTPALLRQGVSGLFATAEVTAEQRQQAQELLSAVGIALWLNEEQQLDAVTAVSGSGPAYFFLLIEAMTAAGVKLGLPADVAAQLTLQTALGAAHMAVASDVDAAELRRRVTSPAGTTEAAIKSFQAGGFEALVEKALGAAAHRSAEMAEQLGR from the coding sequence ATGAGCAAGACTCGTATTGCCTTTATCGGTGCCGGCAACATGGCCGCCAGCCTGATCGGCGGCCTGCGGGCCAAAGGTCTGGACGCCGCGCAGATCCGCGCCAGCGATCCGGGCGCTGAAACCCGCGCCAAAGTGAACGCCGAACACGGCATCGACGTATTCGCCGACAACGCCGAAGCCATTCAAGGCGCGGACGTGGTCGTACTGGCGGTCAAACCCCAGGCGATGAAAGCCGTGTGCGAAGCGATTCGCCCCAGCTTGAAACCGAATCAACTGGTGGTGTCGATCGCGGCAGGCATCACTTGCGCCAGCATGAACAACTGGCTCGGCGCCCAGCCGATCGTGCGCTGCATGCCCAACACGCCGGCGCTGCTGCGTCAGGGCGTGAGCGGTTTGTTCGCTACCGCCGAGGTGACCGCAGAACAACGCCAACAGGCGCAAGAGCTGTTGTCGGCCGTCGGCATCGCCTTGTGGTTGAACGAAGAACAGCAACTGGACGCCGTCACTGCCGTGTCCGGCTCGGGCCCTGCGTACTTCTTCCTGTTGATCGAAGCCATGACCGCCGCGGGTGTGAAACTGGGTCTGCCGGCGGACGTTGCTGCCCAGCTGACTTTGCAAACCGCGCTGGGCGCCGCGCACATGGCAGTTGCCAGCGATGTCGACGCCGCTGAACTGCGTCGCCGCGTGACCTCGCCTGCGGGCACTACAGAAGCTGCAATCAAATCGTTCCAGGCTGGCGGCTTCGAAGCCCTGGTGGAAAAAGCACTTGGCGCCGCTGCGCACCGATCGGCCGAGATGGCCGAACAACTTGGCCGCTAA
- a CDS encoding YggT family protein codes for MLGLNDAAIFIIKTLGSLYLLIVLLRFILQLVRANFYNPLCQFIVKATQPLLKPLRRVIPSMFGLDMSSLVLALIVQMLLIAVIVSLKGFMVDWLLLVPWALIALFSLFLNILFYAMIISVILSWVAPGSHNPGAELVAQITEPVLAPFRRIIPNLGGLDISPIFAFIVIQLLQSWLIPRLAYFALMPQGLLGLI; via the coding sequence ATGCTCGGACTCAATGACGCTGCCATTTTCATCATCAAAACCCTGGGCAGCCTGTACCTGCTGATCGTGCTGTTGCGCTTCATCCTGCAACTGGTCCGGGCGAACTTCTACAACCCGCTCTGCCAGTTCATCGTCAAGGCCACCCAGCCGCTGCTCAAGCCACTACGCCGGGTCATCCCGAGCATGTTCGGGCTGGACATGTCGTCGCTGGTGCTGGCGCTGATCGTGCAGATGCTGCTGATCGCGGTCATCGTGTCGCTCAAAGGCTTCATGGTCGACTGGCTACTGCTGGTGCCTTGGGCACTGATTGCGCTGTTCTCGCTGTTTTTGAACATCCTGTTCTACGCAATGATCATCAGCGTGATTCTGTCCTGGGTCGCGCCGGGGAGCCACAATCCGGGTGCCGAGCTGGTCGCTCAGATTACTGAACCGGTACTGGCCCCGTTCCGCCGGATCATTCCGAACCTGGGCGGCCTCGATATTTCGCCGATCTTCGCGTTTATCGTGATCCAGCTGCTGCAAAGCTGGCTGATTCCGCGCCTGGCGTACTTTGCCCTGATGCCGCAGGGGCTGCTTGGCCTGATCTGA
- the metX gene encoding homoserine O-succinyltransferase MetX, whose amino-acid sequence MPTAFPPDSVGLVTPQVAHFSEPLALACGRSLPAYDLIYETYGTLNATASNAVLICHALSGHHHAAGFHSPDDRKPGWWDSCIGPGKPIDTNKFFVVSLNNLGGCNGSTGPSSINPETGKPFGADFPVLTVEDWVHSQARLADRIGISQWAAVIGGSLGGMQAMQWSITYPDRIRHCLAIASAPKLSAQNIAFNEVARQAILTDPEFHGGSFQEAGVIPKRGLMLARMVGHITYLSDDSMGEKFGRGLKSEKLNYDFHSVEFQVESYLRYQGEEFSGRFDANTYLLMTKALDYFDPAANFNDDLAKTFAGASAKFCVMSFTTDWRFSPARSRELVDALMAAKKDVCYLEIDAPQGHDAFLIPIPRYLQAFSNYMNRITL is encoded by the coding sequence ATGCCAACTGCCTTTCCCCCCGATTCTGTTGGTCTGGTGACGCCGCAAGTGGCGCACTTCAGCGAACCCCTGGCCCTGGCCTGCGGCCGTTCGCTTCCGGCGTATGACCTGATCTACGAAACCTACGGCACGCTGAACGCCACGGCGAGCAACGCCGTGCTGATCTGCCACGCCTTGTCCGGGCACCACCACGCGGCCGGTTTCCACAGCCCCGACGACCGCAAACCCGGTTGGTGGGACAGCTGCATCGGTCCCGGCAAGCCGATCGACACCAACAAGTTCTTCGTGGTCAGCCTGAACAACCTCGGCGGTTGCAACGGTTCCACCGGCCCGAGCAGCATCAACCCGGAAACCGGCAAGCCGTTCGGCGCCGATTTCCCGGTGCTGACCGTGGAAGACTGGGTGCACAGCCAGGCGCGCCTGGCCGACCGGATCGGCATCAGCCAATGGGCCGCCGTGATTGGCGGCAGCCTCGGTGGCATGCAGGCCATGCAGTGGAGCATCACGTACCCCGATCGCATTCGTCACTGCCTGGCCATCGCCTCGGCACCGAAACTGTCGGCGCAGAACATCGCGTTCAACGAAGTCGCACGCCAGGCGATCCTCACCGACCCCGAATTCCACGGCGGTTCGTTCCAGGAAGCAGGCGTGATCCCCAAGCGCGGCTTGATGCTGGCGCGGATGGTCGGGCACATCACTTACCTGTCCGACGATTCCATGGGCGAGAAATTCGGCCGTGGCCTCAAGAGCGAAAAGCTCAACTACGACTTCCACAGCGTCGAGTTCCAGGTGGAAAGCTACCTGCGTTATCAGGGTGAAGAGTTTTCCGGGCGTTTCGACGCCAACACCTACCTGCTGATGACCAAGGCGCTGGACTACTTCGACCCGGCGGCGAACTTCAACGATGACCTGGCGAAAACCTTCGCCGGCGCCTCGGCCAAGTTCTGCGTGATGTCCTTCACCACCGACTGGCGCTTCTCCCCTGCCCGCTCGCGGGAACTGGTGGACGCGCTGATGGCGGCCAAGAAAGACGTCTGCTACCTCGAGATCGACGCTCCGCAAGGCCACGACGCCTTCCTGATTCCGATCCCGCGCTACCTGCAGGCGTTCAGCAATTACATGAACCGCATTACGTTGTGA
- the metW gene encoding methionine biosynthesis protein MetW, which yields MRADLEIIQEWIPAGSRVLDLGCGDGELLTWLRDNKQVTGYGLENDPDNIADCVAKGINVIEQDLDKGLGNFASNSFDIVVMTQALQAVHYPDKILDEMLRVGRQCIITFPNFGHWRCRWYLASKGRMPVSEFLPYTWYNTPNIHFCTFEDFEALCREREAKVIDRLAVDQQHRHGWASKLWPNLLGEIGIYRVSSPGLQDHKVAV from the coding sequence ATGAGAGCTGATCTGGAAATCATCCAGGAATGGATCCCCGCCGGCAGCCGCGTGCTCGACCTCGGCTGCGGTGACGGCGAGCTGCTGACGTGGCTGCGGGACAACAAGCAAGTCACCGGCTACGGCCTGGAAAACGACCCGGACAACATCGCCGATTGCGTGGCCAAGGGCATCAACGTCATCGAGCAGGACCTGGACAAGGGCCTGGGCAACTTTGCCAGTAACAGCTTCGACATCGTGGTCATGACCCAGGCGCTGCAGGCGGTGCACTACCCGGACAAGATCCTCGACGAAATGCTGCGCGTCGGTCGCCAGTGCATCATCACCTTCCCCAACTTCGGTCACTGGCGCTGCCGCTGGTACCTGGCGAGCAAGGGCCGGATGCCCGTGTCCGAGTTTCTGCCGTACACCTGGTACAACACGCCGAACATCCACTTCTGCACCTTCGAAGACTTTGAAGCGTTATGTCGCGAACGTGAAGCCAAGGTCATTGATCGGCTTGCCGTGGATCAACAGCATCGGCACGGGTGGGCCAGTAAGCTATGGCCTAATCTGTTAGGTGAGATCGGTATTTACCGCGTCAGCAGTCCAGGGCTGCAGGATCACAAGGTCGCGGTCTGA
- a CDS encoding DUF4426 domain-containing protein, with protein sequence MGRLALFVITACLSVTAMAADAIKGDRQEKFGDVTVHYNTFNSTFLTPDIAKAAELTRSKNQGVINVSVIKEGKPLMAQVSGTVKDLTSQSVPLKFKQITEQGAIYYIAQFPVDQQEIRTFEIKVQNGDKINTINFNQELFPGE encoded by the coding sequence ATGGGTCGTCTAGCGCTGTTTGTAATTACTGCATGCCTGAGCGTCACCGCCATGGCCGCTGATGCCATCAAAGGAGACCGTCAGGAAAAATTCGGCGATGTGACGGTGCATTACAACACCTTCAACTCCACCTTCCTGACACCCGACATCGCCAAAGCCGCGGAGCTCACCCGCAGCAAGAATCAAGGCGTGATCAACGTTTCGGTGATCAAGGAAGGCAAACCGCTGATGGCTCAAGTCAGCGGTACGGTCAAAGACCTGACCAGCCAGAGCGTACCGTTGAAATTCAAACAGATCACCGAACAGGGCGCGATTTACTACATCGCCCAGTTCCCGGTCGACCAGCAGGAAATTCGCACTTTCGAGATCAAGGTGCAGAACGGTGACAAAATCAACACCATCAATTTCAACCAAGAGCTTTTCCCCGGCGAATGA
- the rdgB gene encoding RdgB/HAM1 family non-canonical purine NTP pyrophosphatase gives MMNFTQLVLASHNAGKLKELQAMLGGSVQLRSIGEFSSVEPEETGLSFVENAILKARNAARISGLPALADDSGLAVDFLGGAPGIYSARYADGQGDAANNAKLLDALKDVPETERGAQFVCVLALVRHADDPLPILCEGLWHGRILTQASGEHGFGYDPLFWVPSRDCSSAELSPSEKNLISHRARAMDLLRQRLGLI, from the coding sequence ATGATGAACTTCACGCAACTCGTACTGGCCAGCCATAACGCCGGCAAACTCAAGGAACTCCAGGCCATGCTCGGCGGCTCGGTGCAACTGCGCTCGATCGGCGAGTTCAGCAGCGTCGAGCCTGAAGAAACCGGCCTGTCGTTCGTCGAAAACGCCATCCTCAAGGCCCGCAATGCCGCGCGCATTTCCGGCCTGCCGGCACTGGCCGACGATTCCGGGCTGGCGGTTGATTTCCTCGGCGGTGCGCCGGGGATCTACTCGGCTCGTTACGCCGATGGCCAGGGCGATGCGGCGAACAACGCCAAACTGCTCGACGCCTTGAAAGACGTGCCGGAAACCGAGCGCGGCGCGCAGTTCGTCTGCGTTCTGGCGCTGGTGCGTCACGCCGACGATCCATTGCCGATCCTCTGCGAAGGCCTGTGGCACGGGCGCATCCTGACCCAGGCCAGCGGAGAACACGGGTTTGGCTACGACCCGCTGTTCTGGGTGCCGTCGCGCGATTGCTCCAGCGCCGAACTGAGCCCGAGCGAGAAAAACCTGATCAGCCACCGCGCCCGTGCAATGGATCTGCTGCGCCAGCGTCTAGGCCTGATATGA
- the hemW gene encoding radical SAM family heme chaperone HemW has translation MTHESSASPLIFGGAAQSPRAALPTLPPLALYIHIPWCVRKCPYCDFNSHTASPVLPEEEYVDALLADLDQDLHAVYGRELSSIFFGGGTPSLFSAEALGRLLKGVEQRIPFASDIEITLEANPGTFEQEKFVAYRALGINRLSIGIQSFQEEKLKALGRIHNGDEAVRAAGMARQAGFDNFNLDLMHGLPDQSLDDALSDLRQAIALKPTHLSWYQLTLEPNTVFWNQPPTLPEDDTLWDIQEAGQALLAEHGYAQYEVSAYALPGRPARHNLNYWSFGDFIGIGAGAHGKLSHPDGRIVRTWKTRLPKDYLNPAKSFKAGEKALTNDELPFEFLMNALRLTEGVESRLYPERTGLSLESFAEGRLEAEQSGLLQVEPSRLAATERGQLFLNDLLQKFLS, from the coding sequence ATGACCCATGAATCATCCGCGTCACCGCTGATTTTCGGCGGTGCCGCACAATCGCCACGGGCCGCGTTGCCAACGCTGCCGCCCCTGGCGCTGTACATCCACATCCCGTGGTGTGTGCGTAAATGCCCTTATTGCGACTTCAACTCCCACACTGCCAGCCCGGTGCTGCCGGAAGAAGAGTATGTGGACGCCCTGCTGGCTGATCTCGATCAGGACCTGCACGCCGTCTACGGTCGCGAGTTGAGCTCGATCTTCTTTGGTGGCGGCACGCCGAGCCTGTTCAGCGCCGAAGCCTTGGGCCGCTTGCTCAAAGGCGTCGAGCAACGCATTCCGTTTGCCAGCGACATCGAAATCACCCTGGAAGCCAATCCGGGGACGTTCGAGCAAGAGAAGTTTGTCGCTTACCGCGCATTGGGCATCAATCGCCTGTCGATCGGCATCCAGAGCTTTCAGGAAGAGAAACTCAAGGCCTTGGGGCGGATTCACAACGGTGACGAAGCGGTACGCGCCGCCGGCATGGCCCGTCAGGCCGGGTTCGATAACTTCAACCTGGACTTGATGCACGGTTTGCCCGATCAGTCGCTGGACGATGCCCTGAGCGATTTGCGCCAGGCCATCGCCCTGAAACCGACGCACTTGTCCTGGTATCAACTGACGCTGGAGCCGAACACGGTGTTCTGGAACCAGCCGCCGACGCTGCCGGAAGACGACACGCTGTGGGACATTCAGGAAGCGGGTCAGGCGCTGCTCGCCGAGCACGGTTACGCGCAATACGAAGTCTCCGCCTATGCCCTGCCCGGTCGCCCCGCGCGGCATAACCTCAACTATTGGAGTTTTGGCGACTTCATCGGCATCGGCGCTGGCGCCCATGGCAAGCTCAGCCACCCGGACGGCCGCATTGTGCGTACCTGGAAGACGCGACTGCCAAAGGATTACCTGAACCCGGCGAAAAGCTTCAAGGCTGGCGAGAAGGCTCTGACCAATGATGAACTGCCGTTCGAGTTCCTGATGAACGCCTTGCGCCTGACCGAGGGTGTCGAATCGCGGCTGTACCCGGAGCGCACCGGTCTGAGCCTGGAAAGCTTCGCCGAAGGCCGCCTCGAGGCCGAACAAAGCGGCTTGTTGCAGGTCGAACCGTCACGCCTGGCGGCCACCGAGCGCGGGCAACTGTTCCTCAATGACTTGCTGCAAAAATTTCTGAGCTGA
- a CDS encoding DUF3392 domain-containing protein yields the protein MDLILDLLATVSRWSRSNLSEISLALVGCLLVLFGADIKGWVDQRLGSIAGALRVPLLALVCMIGSGLALIYATPWIIKGLSQFNNYSLAPVLLVVLVLIGVVADRR from the coding sequence ATGGATTTGATACTCGACCTGCTCGCCACCGTCTCCCGTTGGAGCCGCAGCAACCTGTCGGAAATCTCGCTGGCGCTGGTGGGTTGTTTGCTGGTGCTGTTCGGCGCGGACATCAAAGGCTGGGTCGATCAGCGTCTGGGCAGCATCGCCGGCGCCTTGCGCGTCCCGCTGCTCGCGCTGGTATGCATGATCGGCAGCGGCCTCGCGCTGATCTACGCCACACCGTGGATCATCAAAGGCCTGAGCCAGTTCAACAACTACAGCCTGGCGCCGGTGTTGCTGGTGGTGCTGGTACTCATCGGCGTCGTCGCCGACCGCCGCTGA
- the trmB gene encoding tRNA (guanosine(46)-N7)-methyltransferase TrmB: MTESNDTPIQTEEGDERQHRRIKSFVMRAGRMTEGQQKGLDQGTPLFVLPLADAPVDYDQVFGRSAPRSLEIGFGMGHSLLEMAAASPEQDFIGVEVHRPGVGALLNGVLTQGLTNLRVYDCDAIEVLNRCIADNSLDRLMLFFPDPWHKSRHHKRRIVQASFAELVRSKLKVGGILHMATDWEPYAEYMLEVMSVAPGYRNLAEDGKCVPRPAERPITKFERRGERLGHGVWDLKFEKQS; this comes from the coding sequence ATGACTGAATCAAACGACACGCCAATCCAGACGGAAGAAGGCGACGAGCGCCAACACCGCCGCATCAAGAGTTTCGTGATGCGCGCCGGGCGCATGACCGAAGGCCAGCAAAAAGGCCTGGATCAAGGCACGCCGCTGTTCGTGCTGCCATTGGCCGACGCGCCTGTGGATTACGATCAAGTGTTCGGCCGCTCGGCACCGCGCTCGCTGGAAATCGGCTTTGGCATGGGCCATTCGCTGCTGGAAATGGCCGCGGCTTCGCCGGAACAGGATTTCATTGGCGTTGAAGTGCACCGCCCGGGTGTCGGCGCGCTGCTCAACGGGGTGCTGACTCAAGGCCTGACCAACCTGCGGGTCTACGATTGCGATGCGATCGAAGTGCTCAACCGGTGCATCGCTGACAACAGCCTCGATCGCCTGATGCTGTTTTTCCCGGACCCGTGGCACAAGAGCCGTCACCACAAGCGCCGTATCGTTCAGGCGTCGTTCGCTGAACTGGTGCGCAGCAAGTTGAAGGTCGGCGGGATTCTGCACATGGCCACCGACTGGGAACCGTACGCCGAGTACATGCTGGAAGTGATGAGCGTCGCCCCGGGTTATCGCAACCTGGCTGAAGACGGCAAGTGCGTTCCGCGCCCGGCTGAGCGCCCGATCACCAAGTTCGAACGCCGTGGCGAACGTCTTGGGCATGGCGTTTGGGACCTGAAGTTCGAAAAGCAGTCCTAA
- a CDS encoding thiazole synthase, producing the protein MSIVRSDKPFVLAGRTYQSRLLVGTGKYRDMEETRLAIEASGAEIVTFAVRRTNLGQNPGEPNLLEVLSPDRYTFLPNTAGCFDATEAVRTCRLARELLGGHNLVKLEVLADQKTLFPNVIETLKAAEVLVKEGFDVMVYTSDDPIIARQLAEIGVIAVMPLAGLIGTGLGICNPYNLQIILEEAKIPVLVDAGVGTASDATIAMELGCEAVLMNSAIAHAQQPIMMAEAMKHAIVAGRLAYLAGRMPKKLYASASSPLDGLIK; encoded by the coding sequence ATGAGCATCGTTCGTAGCGACAAGCCCTTCGTCCTGGCCGGTCGTACTTACCAGTCGCGTTTGCTGGTAGGCACCGGCAAATACCGCGACATGGAAGAAACCCGCTTGGCCATCGAAGCCTCGGGTGCCGAGATCGTCACCTTCGCCGTGCGCCGTACCAACCTCGGCCAGAACCCGGGCGAACCGAACCTGCTCGAAGTCCTGTCGCCGGATCGCTACACCTTCCTGCCCAACACCGCCGGTTGCTTCGACGCGACCGAGGCTGTGCGCACCTGCCGTCTGGCCCGTGAGCTGCTCGGTGGCCACAACCTGGTGAAGCTGGAAGTGCTGGCGGACCAGAAAACCCTGTTCCCCAACGTGATCGAAACCCTCAAGGCCGCCGAAGTGCTGGTCAAGGAAGGCTTCGACGTGATGGTCTACACCAGCGATGACCCGATCATTGCCCGTCAACTGGCGGAAATCGGCGTTATCGCGGTCATGCCGCTGGCCGGTCTGATCGGTACAGGCCTGGGGATCTGCAACCCGTACAACCTGCAGATCATCCTCGAAGAAGCCAAGATTCCGGTGCTGGTGGATGCCGGTGTCGGTACGGCTTCCGACGCCACCATCGCCATGGAGCTGGGTTGTGAAGCGGTGCTGATGAACTCGGCCATCGCCCATGCCCAGCAGCCGATCATGATGGCTGAAGCCATGAAACACGCCATCGTCGCGGGCCGCCTGGCCTACCTCGCCGGCCGTATGCCGAAAAAACTTTATGCCAGCGCTTCCTCGCCGCTGGATGGTCTGATCAAGTAA
- the thiS gene encoding sulfur carrier protein ThiS: protein MRIQLNGESLELPDGETVAALLTRLELTGRRVAVELNLDIVPRSQHAETTLNDGDSVEVVHAIGGG from the coding sequence ATGCGCATTCAGTTGAACGGCGAATCCCTTGAACTGCCCGACGGTGAAACCGTTGCGGCCCTGCTGACCCGTCTGGAACTGACCGGACGCCGGGTGGCGGTCGAACTCAATCTGGATATCGTCCCGCGCAGCCAGCACGCCGAAACCACATTGAACGACGGTGATTCGGTCGAAGTGGTACACGCCATCGGCGGCGGCTAG
- a CDS encoding DUF423 domain-containing protein, producing MLRGFLMLAAFFGFTGVALGAFAAHGLKNRLTPEYLAIFHTGVTYQLVHTLALLGVALLATQLPGRLITWAGASFAIGILLFSGSLYVLTLTGVSKLGIITPFGGLAFLVGWFCLGLAAWRLS from the coding sequence ATGCTGCGTGGCTTTCTGATGCTGGCCGCTTTCTTCGGCTTCACCGGTGTTGCCCTTGGCGCGTTCGCCGCCCATGGTCTGAAAAACCGGCTGACACCCGAATACCTGGCGATCTTCCACACCGGCGTCACCTACCAATTGGTGCACACCTTGGCATTGCTGGGCGTAGCGCTGCTTGCCACACAGCTTCCCGGTCGGCTGATCACCTGGGCTGGCGCCTCGTTTGCGATCGGCATCCTGCTGTTTTCCGGCAGTCTGTACGTGTTGACCCTGACCGGCGTCAGCAAGCTCGGAATCATCACGCCCTTCGGTGGCCTGGCGTTTCTGGTGGGTTGGTTCTGCCTGGGCCTTGCCGCCTGGCGGTTGAGCTGA
- the mtgA gene encoding monofunctional biosynthetic peptidoglycan transglycosylase, producing the protein MLRLFLRRFTKALLWFAGGSVLLVLIFRVVPPPGTALMVERKIESWFDGEPIDLQRTWKPWDEISDDLKVAVIAGEDQKFPEHWGFDLGAIKAALAHNELGGSVRGASTLSQQVSKNLFLWSGRSWLRKGLEAWFTGLIEVLWPKQRILEVYLNSVEWDEGVFGAEAAARHHFGVGAKSLSRQQSSLLAAVLPNPRVWSASHPTNYVARRAGWIRQQMSQLGGDSYLAGLNDSRRAPWAQ; encoded by the coding sequence ATGCTGCGTTTATTTTTGCGACGATTCACGAAAGCCCTGCTCTGGTTCGCGGGTGGCAGCGTATTGCTGGTGCTGATTTTTCGCGTGGTACCGCCACCGGGCACGGCGCTGATGGTCGAGCGCAAGATCGAATCCTGGTTCGACGGCGAACCGATTGACCTGCAACGCACCTGGAAACCCTGGGATGAAATCTCCGACGACCTCAAAGTCGCAGTGATCGCCGGCGAAGATCAGAAATTTCCGGAGCATTGGGGTTTTGACCTCGGTGCAATCAAGGCCGCGCTGGCCCACAACGAGCTGGGCGGTTCGGTGCGCGGCGCCAGTACACTGAGCCAGCAAGTCTCGAAGAACCTGTTCCTGTGGTCGGGGCGCAGCTGGTTGCGCAAAGGCCTGGAAGCCTGGTTTACCGGGCTGATCGAGGTGCTTTGGCCCAAGCAGCGGATTCTTGAGGTGTACCTCAACAGTGTCGAATGGGATGAAGGCGTGTTTGGTGCGGAAGCGGCGGCCAGGCATCACTTTGGTGTTGGCGCTAAAAGCCTCAGCCGCCAGCAATCGAGCTTGCTGGCGGCGGTTTTGCCCAACCCACGGGTGTGGAGTGCGAGCCATCCGACCAATTACGTCGCACGGCGTGCCGGCTGGATTCGGCAGCAGATGAGTCAGTTGGGAGGCGACAGCTATCTGGCTGGCCTCAACGATTCACGCCGGGCGCCTTGGGCTCAATGA
- the rpoH gene encoding RNA polymerase sigma factor RpoH produces MTNSLQPAYALVPGANLEAYVHTVNSIPLLTPEQERELAESLYYEQDLGAARQMVLAHLRFVVHIARSYSGYGLAQADLIQEGNVGLMKAVKRFNPEMGVRLVSFAVHWIKAEIHEFILRNWRIVKVATTKAQRKLFFNLRSQKKRLAWLNNEEVHRVAESLGVEPREVREMESRLTGHDMAFDPAAEADDDSAFQSPANYLEDHRYDPARQLEDADWSDNSNHNLHEALEVLDDRSRDILYQRWLAEEKATLHDLAQKYNVSAERIRQLEKSAMNKLKLSIAA; encoded by the coding sequence ATGACCAATTCTTTGCAACCTGCATATGCTCTGGTCCCGGGTGCGAACCTGGAGGCCTATGTGCACACCGTCAACAGCATTCCATTGCTGACGCCGGAGCAGGAGCGTGAACTGGCCGAGAGTCTCTATTATGAGCAGGATTTGGGGGCGGCTCGGCAGATGGTGCTCGCCCACCTGCGTTTTGTCGTACATATCGCCCGTAGCTATTCCGGCTACGGCCTGGCTCAGGCTGACCTGATCCAGGAAGGCAACGTCGGCCTGATGAAGGCTGTGAAGCGTTTCAACCCGGAAATGGGCGTGCGCCTGGTTTCGTTCGCTGTGCACTGGATCAAGGCGGAGATTCACGAGTTCATCCTGCGCAACTGGCGCATCGTGAAAGTCGCGACCACCAAGGCCCAGCGCAAGCTGTTCTTCAACCTGCGCAGCCAGAAAAAGCGTCTGGCCTGGCTGAACAACGAGGAAGTCCACCGCGTGGCGGAAAGCCTCGGCGTAGAGCCGCGGGAAGTGCGCGAGATGGAAAGTCGCCTGACCGGCCATGACATGGCTTTCGACCCGGCCGCAGAAGCGGACGACGACAGCGCTTTCCAGTCGCCAGCCAACTATCTGGAAGACCACCGGTACGACCCGGCCCGTCAACTGGAAGACGCTGACTGGAGCGACAACTCCAATCACAACCTGCACGAAGCGCTGGAAGTGCTGGACGACCGCAGCCGTGACATCCTCTATCAGCGCTGGTTGGCTGAAGAGAAAGCCACGCTGCACGACCTGGCGCAGAAGTACAACGTGTCGGCCGAGCGTATTCGTCAGCTTGAGAAGAGCGCGATGAACAAGCTCAAGTTGTCGATCGCCGCTTAA